One part of the Quercus lobata isolate SW786 chromosome 7, ValleyOak3.0 Primary Assembly, whole genome shotgun sequence genome encodes these proteins:
- the LOC115953082 gene encoding protein SIEL isoform X2, with the protein MPYISVSVSIFKPKLHSLSLSLLMEELVPSSSEPLSPQTLASFRSFIINPSTPQSKISSIFETLTRSLQLTPDSLVLNLLSELASRHSNLSHLVFDSVRSNALLSSESIRLAAESLDALASISNTDPTLSTAIDELDDRLFVSLCFGPSVSVRSWLLRNAERFRIGPYLLLTLFLGFTKDPYPYVRKIALDGLVGVSKSGIIEDRSMINGCYCRAIELLGDMEDQVRSAAIRTVSAWGLILVASNLETKLYWSDDLFVKLCSMGRDMSMVVRVEAFDALGKINLVSEDILLQTLSKRVLAITKEKRSLGQCPAEQFEILASNVAGVLVHGLEDEFYEVRKSACHSLRTLTIISAEFAGEALNLLMDVLNDDSMFVRLEALETMLHMATCGHLKVQGTHMHMFLGTLLDSNTLIRSATRKILKLVKLPNIELFRLSFDSLIENLEKHPQDEADIFSVLFHTGCNHGKFVVSTINEASEEIDQASEGKLGFDSARVAALLVLAISAPLSHGEHVCSIPPRIFSYAVTLLGRISRALTDIMDQNALLAYLSQCSISTTFSATELNIRRGEPCLPVANIEIPNDTSNEIDGSTRTSSQQEKDGASKLQSWTMREPLELAAPLGEFQVEVRDEVMKPINLILAKVKDIWPSIHSGFTNEVLRTLRNFKEELATFTSDSLGTIGAVAFTLQYLQELQILELVLLTCTLRLCKVEICCHFATLKKLSTTVSRVESILKSANIEPTIFISEVGKLLCLNEMSSSEASCNPFMFKELLKHFSLSQFVLCGRLNQIKAELTIPDNDSENPLPFVSRLPVGIPCDITLHNTSNENKLWLRMSMDDESTQFVFLDLNLFGSSDEVRKFTYVAPFYKTPNAISFTLRVCMGMECLFEDVLSVKKYGGPERELTYLCQEREVHLSMISEH; encoded by the exons ATGCCATATatttcagtttcagtttcaattttcaaaccaaaactccatagcctctctctctctctcttaatggAAGAACTCGTACCGAGCTCGTCTGAACCTCTCTCTCCTCAAACCCTAGCTTCCTTCAGATCCTTCATCATAAACCCCTCCACTCCTCAATCCAAAATCTCCTCCATCTTCGAAACCCTAACTCGCTCTCTCCAACTCACTCCCGACTCACTCGTTCTCAACCTCCTCTCCGAACTCGCTTCCCGCCACTCCAACCTCTCGCACCTCGTCTTCGACTCGGTCCGTTCCAACGCGCTCCTCTCCTCTGAGTCGATTCGCCTCGCCGCCGAGTCACTTGACGCGCTCGCCTCGATATCAAACACCGATCCGACACTGTCCACCGCCATTGACGAGCTCGACGATCGGCTATTCGTTTCCCTCTGCTTCGGCCCCTCCGTGTCCGTACGGTCGTGGCTTCTCAGAAATGCAGAGAGGTTCAGAATTGGTCCGTATTTGTTGCTTACTCTGTTTCTAGGGTTTACTAAGGATCCGTACCCTTACGTGAGGAAAATCGCTCTGGATGGACTCGTCGGTGTGAGCAAGTCCGGTATAATCGAAGATCGCAGTATGATCAACGGTTGTTATTGCCGTGCAATTGAGCTTCTCGGTGATATGGAGGATCAAGTGAGATCAGCTGCGATTCGTACG GTCAGTGCTTGGGGTCTGATACTTGTAGCATCCAACCTAGAGACAAAACTGTACTGGTCGGATGACTTATTTGTCAAG CTCTGTTCTATGGGACGTGATATGAGCATGGTGGTCCGGGTTGAAGCTTTTGATGCCCTTGGGAAGATAAATTTGGTATCTGAGGATATTCTTTTGCAAACCTTATCTAAGAGAGTCCTAGCAATCACAAAGGAAAAGAGATCCCTTGGGCAGTGCCCTGCCGAACAATTTGAAATATTGGCATCCAATGTAGCTGGAGTTTTGGTGCATGGGCTTGAGGATGAATTCTATGAG GTTAGAAAGTCTGCCTGTCATTCCTTGCGCACACTTACCATCATCTCTGCTGAGTTTGCTGGTGAAGCATTAAACTTGTTAATGGATGTACTAAATGATGACTCAATGTTTGTCCGGTTAGAAGCTTTGGAAACTATGCTGCATATGGCAACCTGTGGCCATCTAAAGGTGCAAGGAACACACATGCACATG TTTCTTGGCACTCTACTGGACAGTAATACGCTCATAAGATCTGCTACTAGGAAAATACTTAAACTGGTGAAGCTGCCAAATATAGAATTGTTTAGATTATCTTTTGATAGCCTcattgaaaatttggaaaaacatcCACAG GATGAAGCTGACATATTCTCTGTTTTGTTTCACACTGGTTGTAATCATGGGAAATTTGTTGTCTCCACTATCAATGAGGCTTCGGAGGAG ATAGATCAAGCTTCTGAAGGTAAGTTGGGCTTTGATAGCGCAAGGGTGGCTGCATTACTAGTTCTGGCCATTTCAGCTCCACTCTCACATGGAGAGCATGTTTGCAGTATCCCACCTAGAATATTTTCTTATGCTGTTACATTGCTAGGAAGGATCTCTCGTGCTTTAACTGATATTATGGATCAAAATGCCCTTTTGGCTTACTTGTCTCAATGCAGTATATCAACAACATTCTCTGCCACAGAGTTAAACATCAGAAGGGGGGAGCCATGCTTACCTGTAGCTAATATTGAGATTCCAAATGACACTAGCAATGAGATTGATGGTTCTACTAGGACATCATCGCAGCAAGAAAAAGATGGGGCTTCCAAACTTCAGTCTTGGACAATGAGGGAGCCATTGGAATTAGCAGCTCCACTGGGAGAATTCCAGGTCGAGGTTCGTGATGAAGTAATGAAGCCCATAAATCTTATCCTTGCAAAGGTCAAAGATATTTGGCCATCAATACATTCAGGGTTCACCAACGAAGTACTAAGGACTCTGAG GAATTTCAAGGAAGAATTGGCAACATTCACCTCAGACTCACTTGGGACTATTGGTGCTGTAGCATTTACATTACAATATCTCCAG GAGTTGCAAATCTTGGAGCTGGTACTTCTGACCTGTACTCTCAGGTTGTGTAAAGTTGAAATCTGCTGCCATTTTGCTACTTTGAAAAAGCTATCTACTACAGTGTCACGTGTTGAATCCATTCTCAAATCAGCAAATATTGAACCAACCATTTTCATTAGTGAGGTTGGAAAATTGCTCTGCCTAAATGAAATGTCTAGTAGTGAAGCTTCCTGCAATCCATTTATGTTCAAGGAATTGCTTAAACATTTCTCCCTTTCACAGTTTGTGCTTTGCGGAAGACTAAATCAGATAAAGGCAGAACTGACTATTCCTGATAATGACTCTGAAAATCCTCTTCCTTTTGTTTCACGACTACCTGTTGGTATACCATGTGACATTACTCTTCATAATACATCAAATGAGAATAAATTGTGGCTGAGAATGAGTATGGATGACGAGTCAACTCAGTTTGTCTTTTTGGATTTGAACCTCTTTGGAAGCAGTGATGAGGTAAGGAAATTCACATATGTTGCGCCCTTTTACAAAACCCCCAATGCAATTTCTTTCACGTTGAGGGTCTGTATGGGTATGGAATGCTTGTTTGAGGATGTTCTGTCTGTCAAAAAATACGGGGGTCCAGAACGTGAGCTAACATATCTTTGCCAAGAAAGGGAAGTTCATCTCTCCATGATCAGTGAACACTGA
- the LOC115953082 gene encoding protein SIEL isoform X1 has translation MPYISVSVSIFKPKLHSLSLSLLMEELVPSSSEPLSPQTLASFRSFIINPSTPQSKISSIFETLTRSLQLTPDSLVLNLLSELASRHSNLSHLVFDSVRSNALLSSESIRLAAESLDALASISNTDPTLSTAIDELDDRLFVSLCFGPSVSVRSWLLRNAERFRIGPYLLLTLFLGFTKDPYPYVRKIALDGLVGVSKSGIIEDRSMINGCYCRAIELLGDMEDQVRSAAIRTVSAWGLILVASNLETKLYWSDDLFVKLCSMGRDMSMVVRVEAFDALGKINLVSEDILLQTLSKRVLAITKEKRSLGQCPAEQFEILASNVAGVLVHGLEDEFYEVRKSACHSLRTLTIISAEFAGEALNLLMDVLNDDSMFVRLEALETMLHMATCGHLKVQGTHMHMFLGTLLDSNTLIRSATRKILKLVKLPNIELFRLSFDSLIENLEKHPQDEADIFSVLFHTGCNHGKFVVSTINEASEEIDQASEGKLGFDSARVAALLVLAISAPLSHGEHVCSIPPRIFSYAVTLLGRISRALTDIMDQNALLAYLSQCSISTTFSATELNIRRGEPCLPVANIEIPNDTSNEIDGSTRTSSQQEKDGASKLQSWTMREPLELAAPLGEFQVEVRDEVMKPINLILAKVKDIWPSIHSGFTNEVLRTLRNFKEELATFTSDSLGTIGAVAFTLQYLQVIKQLAKVWEHFLPAKKLCSSGLGELDLILGKLDMRLRELRSRFTGLSMEQELQILELVLLTCTLRLCKVEICCHFATLKKLSTTVSRVESILKSANIEPTIFISEVGKLLCLNEMSSSEASCNPFMFKELLKHFSLSQFVLCGRLNQIKAELTIPDNDSENPLPFVSRLPVGIPCDITLHNTSNENKLWLRMSMDDESTQFVFLDLNLFGSSDEVRKFTYVAPFYKTPNAISFTLRVCMGMECLFEDVLSVKKYGGPERELTYLCQEREVHLSMISEH, from the exons ATGCCATATatttcagtttcagtttcaattttcaaaccaaaactccatagcctctctctctctctcttaatggAAGAACTCGTACCGAGCTCGTCTGAACCTCTCTCTCCTCAAACCCTAGCTTCCTTCAGATCCTTCATCATAAACCCCTCCACTCCTCAATCCAAAATCTCCTCCATCTTCGAAACCCTAACTCGCTCTCTCCAACTCACTCCCGACTCACTCGTTCTCAACCTCCTCTCCGAACTCGCTTCCCGCCACTCCAACCTCTCGCACCTCGTCTTCGACTCGGTCCGTTCCAACGCGCTCCTCTCCTCTGAGTCGATTCGCCTCGCCGCCGAGTCACTTGACGCGCTCGCCTCGATATCAAACACCGATCCGACACTGTCCACCGCCATTGACGAGCTCGACGATCGGCTATTCGTTTCCCTCTGCTTCGGCCCCTCCGTGTCCGTACGGTCGTGGCTTCTCAGAAATGCAGAGAGGTTCAGAATTGGTCCGTATTTGTTGCTTACTCTGTTTCTAGGGTTTACTAAGGATCCGTACCCTTACGTGAGGAAAATCGCTCTGGATGGACTCGTCGGTGTGAGCAAGTCCGGTATAATCGAAGATCGCAGTATGATCAACGGTTGTTATTGCCGTGCAATTGAGCTTCTCGGTGATATGGAGGATCAAGTGAGATCAGCTGCGATTCGTACG GTCAGTGCTTGGGGTCTGATACTTGTAGCATCCAACCTAGAGACAAAACTGTACTGGTCGGATGACTTATTTGTCAAG CTCTGTTCTATGGGACGTGATATGAGCATGGTGGTCCGGGTTGAAGCTTTTGATGCCCTTGGGAAGATAAATTTGGTATCTGAGGATATTCTTTTGCAAACCTTATCTAAGAGAGTCCTAGCAATCACAAAGGAAAAGAGATCCCTTGGGCAGTGCCCTGCCGAACAATTTGAAATATTGGCATCCAATGTAGCTGGAGTTTTGGTGCATGGGCTTGAGGATGAATTCTATGAG GTTAGAAAGTCTGCCTGTCATTCCTTGCGCACACTTACCATCATCTCTGCTGAGTTTGCTGGTGAAGCATTAAACTTGTTAATGGATGTACTAAATGATGACTCAATGTTTGTCCGGTTAGAAGCTTTGGAAACTATGCTGCATATGGCAACCTGTGGCCATCTAAAGGTGCAAGGAACACACATGCACATG TTTCTTGGCACTCTACTGGACAGTAATACGCTCATAAGATCTGCTACTAGGAAAATACTTAAACTGGTGAAGCTGCCAAATATAGAATTGTTTAGATTATCTTTTGATAGCCTcattgaaaatttggaaaaacatcCACAG GATGAAGCTGACATATTCTCTGTTTTGTTTCACACTGGTTGTAATCATGGGAAATTTGTTGTCTCCACTATCAATGAGGCTTCGGAGGAG ATAGATCAAGCTTCTGAAGGTAAGTTGGGCTTTGATAGCGCAAGGGTGGCTGCATTACTAGTTCTGGCCATTTCAGCTCCACTCTCACATGGAGAGCATGTTTGCAGTATCCCACCTAGAATATTTTCTTATGCTGTTACATTGCTAGGAAGGATCTCTCGTGCTTTAACTGATATTATGGATCAAAATGCCCTTTTGGCTTACTTGTCTCAATGCAGTATATCAACAACATTCTCTGCCACAGAGTTAAACATCAGAAGGGGGGAGCCATGCTTACCTGTAGCTAATATTGAGATTCCAAATGACACTAGCAATGAGATTGATGGTTCTACTAGGACATCATCGCAGCAAGAAAAAGATGGGGCTTCCAAACTTCAGTCTTGGACAATGAGGGAGCCATTGGAATTAGCAGCTCCACTGGGAGAATTCCAGGTCGAGGTTCGTGATGAAGTAATGAAGCCCATAAATCTTATCCTTGCAAAGGTCAAAGATATTTGGCCATCAATACATTCAGGGTTCACCAACGAAGTACTAAGGACTCTGAG GAATTTCAAGGAAGAATTGGCAACATTCACCTCAGACTCACTTGGGACTATTGGTGCTGTAGCATTTACATTACAATATCTCCAGGTAATTAAGCAGCTTGCAAAGGTATGGGAACACTTCCTGCCTGCAAAAAAGCTTTGTTCTTCTGGGTTGGGAGAACTGGACCTTATATTGGGAAAACTAGACATGAGGCTTAGAGAACTGAGAAGTAGGTTTACTGGGTTGTCTATGGAACAGGAGTTGCAAATCTTGGAGCTGGTACTTCTGACCTGTACTCTCAGGTTGTGTAAAGTTGAAATCTGCTGCCATTTTGCTACTTTGAAAAAGCTATCTACTACAGTGTCACGTGTTGAATCCATTCTCAAATCAGCAAATATTGAACCAACCATTTTCATTAGTGAGGTTGGAAAATTGCTCTGCCTAAATGAAATGTCTAGTAGTGAAGCTTCCTGCAATCCATTTATGTTCAAGGAATTGCTTAAACATTTCTCCCTTTCACAGTTTGTGCTTTGCGGAAGACTAAATCAGATAAAGGCAGAACTGACTATTCCTGATAATGACTCTGAAAATCCTCTTCCTTTTGTTTCACGACTACCTGTTGGTATACCATGTGACATTACTCTTCATAATACATCAAATGAGAATAAATTGTGGCTGAGAATGAGTATGGATGACGAGTCAACTCAGTTTGTCTTTTTGGATTTGAACCTCTTTGGAAGCAGTGATGAGGTAAGGAAATTCACATATGTTGCGCCCTTTTACAAAACCCCCAATGCAATTTCTTTCACGTTGAGGGTCTGTATGGGTATGGAATGCTTGTTTGAGGATGTTCTGTCTGTCAAAAAATACGGGGGTCCAGAACGTGAGCTAACATATCTTTGCCAAGAAAGGGAAGTTCATCTCTCCATGATCAGTGAACACTGA
- the LOC115953766 gene encoding kelch-like protein 12 translates to MGAGRKTQTSIVNENAPSPKSVNGSTAVRNLSKSHLGGVIFGCKNSTMKECLFKQLFGLPAQHFSYVKNIDPGLPLFLFNYNDRKLHGIFEAASNGQMNINPYGWTTDGSERTSYPAQVQIRVRLRCQPLLENQFKPIISDNYYSQNHFWFELDHAQASRLMSLLSSLVVAPSASVPQNTAKWKTIFQALPPNDAGEEGEGFKPLSLETEHSNYSSWKSDSTVVASSFDGNNQPLGARLDTKLVKQDEKDIIFMKLKELSLQPVSSSSNGTSFPCNSQVEGQVIGSRPNGPVCDLPIERKELAVPMSGYVDDTAVLNGIQLEDKGFQVEPTGVEEKNEECLHSSSEGQLIIAQLIQEVQELKAFRTEQIQKTSILEQKLMEAEREIQRLKDCCLMMLEPESNPSVALVNEIVSEVIDELHLDHNESASEEIDELHLDQNESVNEVIDELHLDHDESVSEVIDELHLDHNESVSEVIDELHLDHNESVFLVGGYDGKSWLSSLDSYYPSHDVIKSLKPMSCARSYFSAAQLNNDLYVFGGGSGQDGSEWYDTVESYSLANDQWTSRPSLNQKKGSLAGATIDNKIFAIGGGNNVECFSNVEMLDLDIGRWIPTRSMLQKRFAVGAVELNSALYASGGYDGKDYLMSAERFDPREHSWTKIASMNTKRGSHSLVILNEKLYALGGFDGSRMVSSVEIFDPRLGSWMSGEPMKNPRGYFAAGVINESIFVMGGIKVGQNILETVETYKDGQGWQETQTTTIGKRCFLSAIVMKGI, encoded by the exons ATGGGTGCGGGGAGGAAAACACAAACATCTATTGTTAATGAAAACGCACCTTCTCCAAAGTCAGTGAATGGCTCTACAGCTGTCAGAAATTTGAGTAAGAGTCACCTGGGTGGTGTCATATTTGGTTGCAAGAACAGTACCATGAAAGAATGCTTATTTAAACAACTCTTTG GCTTACCAGCTCAACACTTTTCATATGTGAAGAATATTGATCCTGGCTTGCCGCTGTTCCTATTCAACTACAATGATAGAAAACTTCATGGAATCTTTGAGGCTGCTAGCAATGGCCAAATGAATATTAACCCCTATGGCTGGACCACTGATGGTTCAGAGAGGACATCATATCCTGCACAG GTTCAGATTCGTGTCCGCCTACGGTGCCAACCACTACTTGAAAATCAGTTTAAACCAATAATTTCTGACAACTATTACTCTCAGAACCATTTCTGGTTTGAGCTAGATCATGCTCAAGCAAGTAGGCTCATGTCATTATTATCATCTTTAGTGGTTGCTCCAAGTGCTTCTGTACCACAGAATACTGCAAAGtggaaaactatttttcaaGCACTTCCCCCAAATGACGCTGGAGAGGAAGGAGAAGGTTTTAAGCCACTTTCTTTGGAAACTGAGCATTCGAATTACTCTAGTTGGAAATCAGATTCTACAGTTGTTGCTTCTTCGTTTGATGGAAATAACCAGCCATTGGGAGCTCGCTTGGACACAAAGCTAGTTAAACAAGATGAGAAAGACATTATATTCATGAAATTGAAAGAATTGTCACTTCAGCCagtgagctctagctcaaatggcacctccttCCCCTGTAATAGTCAGGTGGAGGGTCAAGTCATAGGTTCAAGGCCCAATGGTCCTGTGTGTGACTTACCAATCGAAAGAAAAGAATTGGCTGTTCCAATGTCAGGTTATGTAGACGATACTGCTGTTCTGAATGGTATTCAGTTGGAGGACAAAGGTTTTCAAGTGGAACCAACGGGTGTAGAAGAGAAGAATGAAGAGTGTCTTCATTCATCATCTGAGGGTCAGTTGATCATAGCTCAG TTGATTCAAGAGGTGCAAGAGCTAAAGGCCTTTAGAACAGAACAAATTCAGAAGACGAGTATTTTGGAGCAGAAGCTG ATGGAGGCTGAAAGGGAAATTCAGCGGTTGAAAGATTGTTGTTTGATGATGTTGGAACCTGAGTCCAATCCTTCTGTGGCACTTGTTAATGAGATAGTTAGTGAGGTGATTGATGAGCTCCATTTGGATCATAATGAGTCAGCTAGTGAGGAGATTGATGAGCTGCATTTGGATCAGAATGAGTCAGTTAATGAGGTTATTGATGAGCTCCATTTGGATCATGATGAGTCAGTTAGTGAGGTGATTGATGAGCTCCATTTGGATCATAATGAGTCAGTTAGTGAGGTGATTGATGAGCTCCATTTGGATCATAATGAGTCAGTATTTCTAGTAGGAGGATATGATGGTAAATCATGGTTGTCATCATTAGATTCATATTATCCTTCTCATGATGTGATCAAATCTCTTAAGCCAATGAGCTGTGCCCGTTCATATTTTTCGGCTGCACAGTTGAATAATGATCTTTACGTATTTGGAGGTGGTTCAGGTCAAGATGGTTCGGAGTGGTATGACACAG TTGAGTCATACAGCCTAGCAAATGATCAGTGGACCTCACGCCCTTCACTGAATCAGAAAAAGGGAAGTTTAGCTGGAGCTACTATAGATAACAAAATATTTGCCATTGGTGGGGGGAACAATGTGGAATGCTTTTCAAATGTTGAAATGCTTGATTTGGACATTGGAAGATGGATCCCAACACGGTCAATGCTACAAAAG CGCTTCGCTGTTGGTGCAGTGGAACTGAACAGCGCTCTTTATGCTTCTGGTGGTTATGATGGGAAGGATTACTTGAT GTCTGCTGAAAGATTTGACCCTAGAGAACACTCTTGGACCAAAATTGCGAGTATGAATACAAAGAGGGGCAGCCATTCCCTGGTTATTTTGAATGAAAagtt aTATGCTCTTGGTGGATTTGATGGAAGTAGAATGGTTTCAAGTGTTGAAATATTTGATCCCCGTCTTGGGTCATGGATGAGTGGGGAACCAATGAAAAATCCTAGGGGATATTTTGCTGCTGGTGTCATCAACGAATCTATCTTTGTAATGGGAGGGATTAAAGTTGGCCAAAACATTCTTGAGACG GTTGAAACTTACAAGGATGGTCAGGGTTGGCAAGAAACTCAGACAACGACCATTGGGAAAAGGTGCTTCCTGTCAGCTATTGTTATGAAAGGGATTTAA